Below is a window of Myxococcus guangdongensis DNA.
TGGCGCTGTCGAAGAGGCGCAGGACGAGTTCGTCGACGAGCTGACCGGACAGGTGTTGCAGCGAGCCACGGTGAAGTACGACATGCACCGGCTGCTGGAGGACGACAACCTCCTGGGCCACCAGTGGATCACCACCGAGCAGGTGCAGGCCTTCCTGACGCAGCAGGGCTCGTACCTGGCCACGTATCGGGACCCGGCCTTCAGCAACAAGACGGCGGCGGCGCTCATCGTCGAGCGCTCCAAGGCGTCTGGCATCAGCCCGCTGTACATGCTCGCGCGCATCCAGGTGGAGTCCAGCCTGGTGCAGAGCGGCACCTCCAACAACCTGAGCAAGGCGACCGGCTGTGGTTGTCCCGACAGCAGCGGGTGTGATGCGCAATACGTGGGCTTCGGGAAGCAGATTGATTGCTCGGCGAAGAAGCTGCGCGGCTACTTCACGGACCTGGACGCGGGGCGGGCCACCGTCTCCGGCTGGAAGGTGGGCACGGCGAAGTCGACGTTGGACCCGTGCTCGGTGAAGCCGACCAACAAGGCCACCGCGGCGCTCTACACGTACACGCCCTGGGTGGGCGCGTACGCGACGCAGTGTGGCCGCGCGACGGTGGGCGGCTCGTCGCTGGTGTCGGTCATCTACCACCGGTACGCGGACGGCGGCTTCAACTGGGGCGCCCCGACGTCCACGGGCTGCGTGTCGGAGACGGCGGGCACGACGGTGCCGGAGCTCGGCTGCGTGCAGAGCTCGTCCGACGCGATGTGGCGGCAGTGCGTCTCCGGCGTCTTCACCGCGGGCAGCACCACGCGCCCCACCACCTGCACCCAGGCGTGGCCGTGGTGCTCCTCCGCCACGCTGGGCCGCTCGGTGCCCGCGCGCACCTGCGTGCAGTCCTCGTCCAACCAGGAGTGGAGCCAGTGCGGCGTGGGCGGCGCGTGGGTGAGCTCGCCCATGGCGCCCAACAGCGGCGCGGGGCCGGTGGGCGCGTGCTTCGAGATGTACTGGCTGTAGCCCCCTCGCGCGCGAGGGCGGCCCTCAGTACTCGTTGGTCCAGATGAGGTCGAGGCCGCCCGAGCGGGCGTCGCCGTACTGTCCTTCCAGACTCCAGCGCGGTCCGAACTGGTACTCGAAGCGGACCGCGTTGGAGTTCTCTCCCTGTTGGATGTTGGCGCCCACCCGTCCGGTGTAGCCGACGTAGATTTTGTCGGTGACGTAGGTGCCCACCTCCAGCTTGGTGCCGGCGATGCCCGCGCCGCCCGCTTCAATCGAGAGCACGTCCAACGGCAGCTTCGCGGCCAGCGCCTTGCGCGCCTCGTTGGCCACCAGCGAGCCCACCACGGAGGCCGCCTGCGCGCTGGCCGTCATGGACGCGCCGGAGCCTCGCTCCAGCGTGCGTCGGCCGGTGGCGAGCAGCGTGTAGATTTCGGACTCGGGCAGGGGCGGCTCGCTCGTGGGCTTCAGGGTGATGTCGCGGCCCTGGCCCCGGATGGTGACGTACACCGTGATGTTGGAGCTCTCCGCGCGGTGCTCCGCGGTGACATTGATGTACGGGACGGTGGGCGGGCCGGTGAAGCTCACCAGGCTGTCGCGCTGCACGTCGAAGCGGCGGCCCAGCACGTCCACGCGGCCGCGCAGCACGCGCACCTGACCGAAGAGGCGCGCCACGTCGGTGTACTCGACGCGGAAGTCCTCCGACAGGCCCAGCTCCACGTTGAGGTCGCTGCCCTTCACCCAGATGTTGCGCGGCGCGTTCACGTTCACCCAGTACGCGCGCTGGGGCTTCGTCTCGTCGCCCGACTCCAAATCCTCCTCCGCGTCGGCGGGAGTCGGAGGCGTCGTGGACGGGCCCGCGGGGGCCTCGGGTTCGGGGTCTCCGGGCGAGGGCTGCTGGGGCTGCTTGCGCTTGCGCCGCTCGAGCGGCTGACCGTTGCGCACGAGCACCACGTCGCCGGGGCGCTCCAGGTCCTGGAGGTCCTTGCGCTTGGCCTCCGGCAGCTCGACGGTGGCCTCCGGCACGGAGACGTTGCGCAGGTTGACGAGCCGCTCGGAGATGGTGCCCTCCACCTTCGCGCGCAGGCTCAGCACCGCCATCAACTGGTCGTCGAAGACGATGGGGAAGTCGCGGGCGCGGAGCGGGTAGGGATTGTCCTGGGGGCTGGTCAGCTCGTACTCGCCCCGCGAGTTGCGCGTGGCCGTCAGCGGCGCGTCCAGCCACACGGTGCCGCCGCCGGCCTTCATGGACAGCGTGTTGATGGCCATGCGCTCCTGGCTGGCCTCCAGCGCGAGCTGGATGTCGCGGTACTCGCCCAGCCCCATCAGCGCGAGCTTGCCGTCCTTCCACTTCATCGACCCCTGGAAGGTGGGCACCGCGAGCGTGCCCGAGAGCTTCGCGTCCGCCTGAATCAGTCCGCCGATGCTGCGCAGCATCTCCGCCGCGCCGGACAGGAACGACGGGTCGAAGTCCTTCGCCTGCAGCGTCACCTCCATGGGCGCGCGCGAGGTGTCCAGGCCGCGTCGAATCGCGGGCAGCGACACGTCCAGCCCCAGGCCGCCGTCCACCATCAGCGTGCCGCCCGAGGGCGCGGTGAGCAGCACGTCGAACTTGGAGCGCGCGTCCTGATAGCCGTACTGCAACCGCGCCTGGCCCAGCGCCAGCGCGCCCATGCCCAGCTTCTGCACGCCCGCGGTCAGCTCCATGCGCGGCGCGTCCAGCGTGCCTCGCGCGGCCAGCTCCACCGACAGCTCGCCCTGCAAGCCCTTCTGGGACGACGGCGCGCCCGTCTTCTGCGCGCGCTCACTCGTCGCGCGCGCCTTGGCCACGCCGGGCAGCTGCTGGAGCGCCACCGGGCCCAGCCGGCCCTTGAGCTGGAAGGGGATGTGTCCGTAGACCTCCTGGTCCTGCAGCGCGCCCAGCGGCGCGTCCAACGTGAGGTCCAGCTGCGCCAGGGGCCCGTCCTCGCGCTGCGCGGCCAGCGTCACGCGCACGTCCTGGTCGTCGCCCACCACGCCCAGCTGGCTGTTCATCGGCGGCAGCCCGTACGCGGTGAGCCCCACGCCCAGCACGCTCAGGCGCGCCTGCGGCACCAGCGCGGAGCCGGTGAGGTTGAGCTGCACGGACACGTTGCCGCCGGGCCGCTGCAGTCCGCCCACGCCCTCGAACTGGGCCAGGGGCAGCTCCGCCACGCGCGCCTCCAGGTCCACCGACGCGGAGAGGAGGTCCTCCGCCCGAGGCGGCCGCGCCAGCATCCCGCCCACCGTGAAGGGCGTGCGCAGCACCACGTAGGTCTGCTGGGTGCCCAGGCCGCGCACGTCCAGGCGCGCGTCCAGCGTGCCGTCCTCCTTGTCGGAGGCCGCGCGCAGGTCGAAGTCCAGCGGGGCCTTCAAGGCGAAGCCCGGGGGCGGCGCGCTGTAGTTCACCTGCTGGCCGCGCAGCACGAAGTCCAGGCGCGGGTCCCTCGCGGTGCCGTCCACCACGAGCTGGGCGGACACGGTGCCGCTCACCGGCTCCGGCCGCTCGAGCAGCTTCATCACCCCCGCCAGGTCAAC
It encodes the following:
- a CDS encoding translocation/assembly module TamB domain-containing protein, translating into MSRRRWGRRLLWGLLGGLAFIVLAVVGALVWATSAPGERFLVGKGLQIANEQFSGRLEIGGLDLAPPGAVLTGVKLYDPEGELVAEIARVEARVRLGGLIQQQVRLTEARIEAPRLYLAQDERGLNLSRAIAPRVPKPEEPPGPRGKLRVDLDELVLQDGYVDFRQELEDGGERHARLEDLDAKASGHFAAATQGFGATLEATAALTQPTKGPVKLSLKGGGEEGALDADVKLDLAGLLLDASAKAQLPPQTPPGQPPGAMKADLVVRKLTVPPELPRGFVPSWPLLVPVHVEGTAGLDGELAQAELSGKAADATLELKGDVDLERLRTRGVTVKLRGVDLSALVAEGPKTSLSADLSAKGGGTSLETLDGEVDLTVSPSRFKGQPLGPVELHAKAKDGQYTLSRLLVLVPGASLQAKGQGTTKAVRIDGGLTAGNLALLSDSLTKLMPGAVPPISGSGTLEFKVEGPVRAPGVVAQGNFTSLTYGDYAIRNLTLNAEVPDATRPLTTDATLVIGVLKVGERLFRDVSVGIATEERRLEASVRVMGDTALGLTLAGLVDDDGMGLELQALTLSWPEATWKLQGPTHVGFGGGKVEVEPALRLAAGGQALGVRALLVNERLTARVDLDAVDLSLLPRVAVPESLGLGGTVSGFVTAQGKLPRPDAQVKLSWSDGRAQGYEDLQLAVDATYVKDRAQGTLSAGLPVAKLTASFDVPVQGVLKRRKDTLSLKANLEGVDLAGVMKLLERPEPVSGTVSAQLVVDGTARDPRLDFVLRGQQVNYSAPPPGFALKAPLDFDLRAASDKEDGTLDARLDVRGLGTQQTYVVLRTPFTVGGMLARPPRAEDLLSASVDLEARVAELPLAQFEGVGGLQRPGGNVSVQLNLTGSALVPQARLSVLGVGLTAYGLPPMNSQLGVVGDDQDVRVTLAAQREDGPLAQLDLTLDAPLGALQDQEVYGHIPFQLKGRLGPVALQQLPGVAKARATSERAQKTGAPSSQKGLQGELSVELAARGTLDAPRMELTAGVQKLGMGALALGQARLQYGYQDARSKFDVLLTAPSGGTLMVDGGLGLDVSLPAIRRGLDTSRAPMEVTLQAKDFDPSFLSGAAEMLRSIGGLIQADAKLSGTLAVPTFQGSMKWKDGKLALMGLGEYRDIQLALEASQERMAINTLSMKAGGGTVWLDAPLTATRNSRGEYELTSPQDNPYPLRARDFPIVFDDQLMAVLSLRAKVEGTISERLVNLRNVSVPEATVELPEAKRKDLQDLERPGDVVLVRNGQPLERRKRKQPQQPSPGDPEPEAPAGPSTTPPTPADAEEDLESGDETKPQRAYWVNVNAPRNIWVKGSDLNVELGLSEDFRVEYTDVARLFGQVRVLRGRVDVLGRRFDVQRDSLVSFTGPPTVPYINVTAEHRAESSNITVYVTIRGQGRDITLKPTSEPPLPESEIYTLLATGRRTLERGSGASMTASAQAASVVGSLVANEARKALAAKLPLDVLSIEAGGAGIAGTKLEVGTYVTDKIYVGYTGRVGANIQQGENSNAVRFEYQFGPRWSLEGQYGDARSGGLDLIWTNEY